In Eublepharis macularius isolate TG4126 chromosome 4, MPM_Emac_v1.0, whole genome shotgun sequence, the following are encoded in one genomic region:
- the LOC129327044 gene encoding neural proliferation differentiation and control protein 1-like yields MSGRALRCLGFFAVLIATGANWEADPLCPARYKLNCLLRRRLGCGPEGAPTCGACFHNYEEDAEGNCVPKKTSKHESKTKTQKRPKDLPGLIRSLLAKHEKGLRPPSMEITLPGDTALYEPPIAPTTFPTSFPTNASYVVSSTPASSESYEDTPVSATTPPRRVKVDFKQRSRPPAPSLNKAVSLTLVVMCTVTGVSGLVVAAICWYRLQQEVRLAQKMAYTATRGNQYRYHQPSAYMDSRLAQSCQVHHYQHQKKLLTSEDKDPPKAVEQLSTESETENGDYTVYECPGLAPSGEMEIHNPLFDTSTLRRCPP; encoded by the exons ATGTCGGGCAGAGCGCTACGATGCCTGGGCTTCTTCGCAGTCCTGATAGCCACGGGGGCCAACTGGGAAGCAG ACCCCCTCTGCCCTGCCAGATACAAGCTCAACTGCCTCCTTCGCCGACGGCTGGGCTGCGGGCCTGAAGGTGCACCGACCTGTGGTGCTTGTTTCCATAATTATGAGGAGGACGCAGAGGGCAACTGTGTGCCGAAAAAAACCTCTAAGCATG AAAGCAAAACGAAGACCCAGAAGAGGCCCAAAGACTTGCCAGGCCTCATCCGCTCCCTCCTGGCCAAGCATGAGAAAGGCTTGCGACCCCCAAGCATGGAGATTACGCTTCCTG gtgaCACAGCGTTGTATGAACCACCAATTGCCCCCACCACCTTCCCAACCTCTTTTCCTACAAATGCCTCCTATGTTGTGAGCAGCACTCCAGCGTCCTCTGAGTCATACGAAGACACCCCGGTCTCGGCCACCACGCCCCCAAGGCGTGTGAAAGTGGATTTTAAGCAAAGGTCTCGGCCCCCGGCTCCTAGTCTGAACAAAGCTGTGTCCCTCA CTCTGGTAGTGATGTGCACAGTCACAGGGGTCTCTGGGCTGGTGGTCGCTGCCATCTGCTGGTACAG GCTACAGCAAGAGGTACGCTTGGCTCAGAAGATGGCCTACACAGCCACACGGGGAAACCAGTACCGCTACCATCAGCCCAGTGCA TATATGGACTCCAGACTAGCTCAGTCCTGCCAAGTTCACCACTATCAGCATCAGAAGAAGCTTCTCACCAGCGAGGA caaAGATCCTCCAAAAGCAGTAGAGCAGCTCTCCACAGAGTCAGAGACAGAAAATGGGGATTACACTGTATATGAATGCCCTGGATTGGCCCCG agtggaGAGATGGAGATTCACAACCCGCTCTTTGACACCTCCACCCTACGCCGATGCCCTCCCTAA